DNA from Gammaproteobacteria bacterium:
TCGCTGGCAGGCGACCTGCGCCTGCGCGCCACGTACACCTACAATCGCTTCCGCTTCGACGGTGATCCCGCTTTCGGCGACAACCAGATCCCGGGCATTCCGCGCCATCTCGGCCGGCTTGAGGCGCTCTACGAGCACGCCTCGGGCGTATACGTCGGCCCGCACGTGCAGGCGGCGAGCCGCTATTTTGTGGACTACGCCAGTACGCTGGAGGCCGATTCATTCGTCATCGACGGCGCTCGCGCGGGCTACCAACACGCGAGCGGCTGGTCGCTGTTCGTCGAGGCGCGGAACCTGGGCGACAGGGCGTACATCTCCAACACCAGCACCGTCGCGAACGCGGGCGGTGAAGATGCCGAGCTATTCAATCCCGGCGAGGAACGGTCGATATTCGCGGGTCTGGAATTGAACTGGTAGGTTACACGTGCGTGCTCAACGCCGCGAAGGTCGCTTCATACGTCGTGTCTTTGCGGGTTTGATATTCCTGGGGCCGGCGTCTTGCGCGATGCGGTCGGCGGTCTCGATCAGGTAGCGCGCGATCCGTTTCGGCGTAACGTGCCCGTCGAAGTACGCCGCCGACGCATCGCGCACCGACGCCGCACGATCCGCATTGTGCACCAGCGCCATGACGGTGTCGGAGATGCATTCATAATCGGCAATAGCGGGTAGCGATTCGTCCTGATCGATGCCGATTTCGCAGTTGACGAATTCGCGGCCCGCGCGCATCGGCACCGGCCACTGCGTGTAAGCCGCGCGGTCGCAGACCGTACACGCGCCCATCGCCAGATGATCGATCATGCGCCACGACACGCACAGATGCTTGCCTGGACGCAGGAACGCCACGCGCGCGGCCGCGGTCGCGGCCCACAACTCGTCTACGGTGATGTTGGTTTTCGTCAACTGCACGCCACAGTTGACCAGTCGATCGATAAAGTGCTTCGGCAGCTCGCCTTCGTGCGACCTGGGCACGATCGCGCGCAGCAACGAGCGGATATTGAGCTGCGCCAGCGTCTCGAACAGCCGCACCAGATGCTCTACCGGATGCCAGTACGTGGGCCCCGGCACGCTGGGCCACAGCCTGGCGGTAAACACGAGATCCAGATGCTTGGGATAATCCCTTAGCGCCACCAGCCGATCGATGCGCGCCTGCGTAAGCGCGCCGTTGCCGGTAACAAGCCCTCGCACTTTGTCGCTGTAATCCAGATTCGGCCAGCGATTGACCTTGAAATAGATTTCCGCCCAGTCGTGCGCCTCGGGCTCGCGAATGCCACGTCCGTCATGCTGGTCGATTGCGACCCGCACCGGCTCGGCGCGCGTGGGAAGATAGAACAGATAACGCGCGACGTGGTTGGCCGTTTCCTCGCGCTGTTTAGCCTGCAGGCCGGCGTAGTATTCCCACGCCCGGGAAGCGCCCGGCCAATTCCGCTCCAGCGTCCAGGCGAAACGTCTGTCGGCTGTATCCGCGTAGCTGAACTCAAGGCCCGGGATCGCGCGCAGGCCAATCAGATAATAGCGCTGATACAAATGCCAGGTGGCGGGGCGGCGCGCACGTCC
Protein-coding regions in this window:
- a CDS encoding TonB-dependent receptor, which translates into the protein TIELGTRGGAQSLRWDAAVYHAWLDDEILVVELPPLPSGEFATSNADETTHAGIELGLESLLSLRRSLAGDLRLRATYTYNRFRFDGDPAFGDNQIPGIPRHLGRLEALYEHASGVYVGPHVQAASRYFVDYASTLEADSFVIDGARAGYQHASGWSLFVEARNLGDRAYISNTSTVANAGGEDAELFNPGEERSIFAGLELNW